The following coding sequences are from one Streptomyces dengpaensis window:
- a CDS encoding ABC transporter ATP-binding protein: MGGSALLVRDLSVGYGPVRALRQVSLEVPEGAVVAVLGSNGAGKSTLLRAVCRTLSFHGGAVTGGTVSLGGRPLDRLAPDRVVAAGVSQVPEGRRVFARMTVADNLRAGALGGPGGRADRARALRRVHDLFPVLADRAQQRAGLLSGGEQQMLAVGRALMGAPKVLLLDEPSLGLAPLMAARIADTVREINEQGTSVLLVEQNAALALRLASRAYVLEVGEVTLSGPADELAASDEVRRRYLGVVDEDAAADASSSARGGLPALSRWKG; encoded by the coding sequence ATGGGCGGTTCCGCTCTTCTTGTGCGGGATCTGTCGGTCGGATACGGACCCGTGCGCGCACTGCGTCAGGTGTCGCTGGAGGTGCCCGAGGGAGCCGTGGTGGCGGTCCTCGGCAGCAATGGCGCGGGCAAGTCGACGCTGCTGCGGGCGGTGTGCCGGACCCTCTCCTTCCATGGGGGAGCGGTGACTGGCGGCACGGTCAGCCTGGGCGGGCGCCCGCTGGACCGGCTGGCGCCGGACCGGGTGGTCGCCGCCGGGGTGTCCCAAGTCCCGGAGGGGCGGCGGGTGTTCGCCCGGATGACGGTCGCGGACAATCTGCGCGCCGGGGCGCTCGGCGGCCCCGGCGGCCGGGCGGACCGGGCCCGCGCCCTGCGCCGCGTGCACGACCTGTTCCCCGTGCTCGCCGACCGGGCCCAGCAGCGGGCCGGCCTGCTGTCGGGCGGGGAGCAGCAGATGCTCGCGGTCGGGCGGGCGCTCATGGGCGCCCCGAAGGTGCTGCTCCTCGACGAGCCCTCGCTCGGGCTCGCCCCGCTGATGGCCGCGCGGATCGCCGACACCGTACGGGAGATCAACGAGCAGGGCACCTCAGTCCTCCTCGTCGAGCAGAACGCCGCCCTCGCCCTGCGGCTCGCTTCCCGCGCGTACGTCCTGGAGGTCGGCGAGGTGACCCTCTCCGGTCCCGCGGACGAGCTCGCCGCCTCCGACGAGGTGCGCCGTCGCTATCTCGGCGTGGTCGACGAGGACGCGGCGGCCGACGCGTCCTCGTCGGCGCGCGGCGGACTTCCGGCCCTGTCGCGCTGGAAGGGGTGA
- a CDS encoding PucR family transcriptional regulator encodes MGGRRPRTGHDWKLLAEACTALLERLPELVDEHLRQLTEYSPVYGQVLPYDQQWREAETAMRVGIETITAPRDSPRRDLQHAEEAGRRRAQQGLPLELLVHAYRAAGYLVWDALLESAVGREPERLAALMRSATMVWSAVDAQATIASEAYLATERELRRRTDERLQALLDALLEGQEAPGLAARAAAGLDLPERGPYAVVVLRAERRDGREAFPRPLLGAGLRFIWRMRADCEIGVVALGPGQGLDAVAHLLDGRCSGPGGISPVVSGLAELGRARRMAELALRTCPPDATDVVRLDQRMPTALVVSQPELAGRLVADVFGTLLELEPADRAVLLETLDAWLACEGSAGRAAGRLYCHRNTVFNRLRRLEQLTSRSLARPRDLIEMTLALDAYRLAGGGAAA; translated from the coding sequence ATGGGAGGGCGCAGACCGCGAACCGGTCATGACTGGAAACTGCTCGCGGAGGCCTGCACGGCTCTGCTGGAACGGCTGCCGGAACTCGTCGACGAGCATCTGCGGCAGCTCACCGAGTACTCCCCGGTCTACGGACAGGTGCTGCCGTACGACCAGCAGTGGCGGGAGGCGGAGACGGCGATGCGTGTCGGCATCGAGACGATCACCGCGCCACGGGACTCGCCGCGCCGCGACCTGCAGCACGCCGAGGAGGCGGGCCGGCGCCGGGCCCAGCAGGGGCTGCCGCTGGAACTGCTCGTGCACGCCTACCGTGCCGCGGGCTATCTCGTGTGGGACGCGCTGCTGGAGAGCGCGGTGGGCCGCGAGCCCGAGCGGCTCGCGGCGCTGATGCGGTCCGCGACGATGGTGTGGTCGGCCGTGGACGCGCAGGCCACCATCGCGTCGGAGGCCTACCTTGCCACGGAGCGGGAGCTGCGGCGCCGTACGGACGAGCGGTTGCAGGCCCTGCTCGACGCCCTGCTCGAAGGACAGGAGGCGCCCGGACTCGCGGCGCGGGCGGCCGCGGGGCTCGATCTGCCGGAGCGCGGGCCGTATGCCGTGGTGGTGCTGCGTGCCGAGCGCCGCGACGGGCGGGAGGCGTTTCCCCGGCCCCTGCTGGGAGCCGGGCTCCGTTTCATCTGGCGGATGCGGGCCGACTGTGAGATCGGCGTGGTGGCACTGGGCCCCGGTCAGGGTCTCGACGCGGTGGCGCACCTGCTGGACGGACGGTGCTCGGGGCCGGGCGGTATCAGTCCGGTGGTGTCGGGCCTCGCCGAGCTGGGGCGGGCGCGGCGGATGGCCGAACTGGCCTTACGCACCTGCCCGCCGGACGCGACGGATGTCGTACGCCTCGATCAGCGGATGCCGACCGCCCTGGTGGTGAGCCAGCCGGAGCTCGCGGGGCGGTTGGTCGCGGACGTGTTCGGAACGCTGCTGGAGCTGGAGCCGGCGGATCGGGCGGTGCTGCTCGAAACGCTCGACGCGTGGCTGGCCTGCGAAGGTTCCGCGGGCCGGGCCGCGGGGCGTCTGTACTGCCATCGCAACACGGTGTTCAACCGCCTGCGGCGCCTGGAACAACTGACGTCCAGGTCCCTGGCCCGCCCCAGGGACCTGATCGAGATGACGCTGGCGCTGGACGCGTATCGGTTGGCGGGAGGCGGAGCGGCGGCCTGA
- a CDS encoding glycerate kinase, with translation MADAAGNRTPRVLIAADKFKGSLTAVQVAERVTAGLRRVAPRVEVESLPVADGGDGTVDAAVAAGFERREVRVAGPLGDEVTAAYALRGDTAVVEMAEASGLQRLPAGVFAPLTASTYGSGELLRAALDAGARTIVFGVGGSATTDGGAGMLSALGARFLDAEGEPVGPGGGALRDVVTADLSGLDRRLFSASPSSSASVDFVLASDVDNPLTGPKGAPAVYGPQKGASPDDVAVLDAALAHFATVLEKAVGPKAAAYAAAPGAGAAGGIGYGALVLGARFRSGIEVMLDVLGFASALDRATLVITGEGSLDEQTLHGKAPAGVAAAARAAGKEVIAVCGRLALPPEVLGKAGIRRAYPLTELEPDVAKCIADAGPILERVAENIGRDFLSDGLG, from the coding sequence GTGGCGGACGCTGCAGGGAATCGGACTCCGCGTGTGCTCATCGCCGCGGACAAGTTCAAGGGATCGCTGACGGCCGTACAGGTCGCGGAGCGGGTCACGGCGGGACTGCGCCGGGTCGCGCCGCGCGTCGAAGTCGAGTCGCTGCCGGTGGCCGACGGCGGCGACGGCACCGTCGACGCGGCGGTCGCCGCGGGCTTCGAGCGGCGTGAGGTGCGGGTGGCCGGGCCGCTGGGTGACGAGGTGACCGCGGCGTATGCGCTGCGCGGTGACACCGCGGTCGTGGAGATGGCGGAGGCGAGCGGGCTGCAGCGGCTGCCCGCCGGGGTCTTCGCGCCGCTCACGGCGTCCACGTACGGCTCTGGCGAGCTGCTGCGCGCCGCGTTGGACGCCGGTGCGCGCACGATTGTGTTCGGCGTTGGCGGTAGCGCCACGACGGATGGTGGAGCGGGGATGTTGTCCGCGCTCGGGGCGCGTTTTCTGGACGCGGAGGGGGAGCCGGTGGGGCCGGGTGGGGGTGCGTTGCGTGACGTGGTGACCGCCGATTTGTCCGGGCTGGACCGTCGCCTCTTCTCGGCTTCGCCCTCGAGCTCGGCTTCCGTGGACTTCGTCCTCGCCAGCGACGTGGACAATCCGCTCACCGGGCCCAAGGGCGCCCCCGCCGTCTACGGTCCTCAGAAGGGGGCGAGCCCTGACGACGTGGCCGTCCTCGACGCTGCCCTCGCCCACTTCGCCACCGTCCTGGAGAAGGCAGTCGGCCCCAAGGCCGCCGCGTACGCGGCAGCCCCCGGTGCCGGGGCCGCGGGTGGGATCGGATACGGGGCCCTCGTGCTCGGCGCCCGGTTCCGGTCCGGTATCGAGGTCATGCTCGATGTGCTCGGGTTCGCGTCCGCGCTGGACCGGGCCACGCTGGTGATCACCGGTGAGGGGTCGCTCGATGAGCAGACCCTTCATGGGAAGGCTCCTGCCGGTGTCGCCGCGGCCGCGCGTGCGGCGGGCAAGGAGGTCATCGCCGTCTGCGGTCGGCTCGCCCTCCCTCCTGAGGTCCTCGGTAAGGCCGGCATTCGCCGCGCCTACCCGTTGACCGAGCTGGAGCCCGACGTCGCGAAGTGCATCGCGGACGCCGGGCCCATTCTGGAGCGGGTGGCGGAGAACATCGGGCGGGACTTCTTGAGCGACGGGCTGGGGTGA
- a CDS encoding ADP-ribosylglycohydrolase family protein, which translates to MTPVGTELADRILGGWLGRIAGNMLGKPVEQGDHWTRDRIDRYLRQAAALPLTDYLPEPVTADGGPDDGGGEFELRPEWRQCVRGRIHGSCRDDDVDYAILGLDLLETHGFSFSTEQVGDLWLLRLPYLQTFTAERAAYRNLANGLKPPLTATYENPYQEWIGALIRADVYGWTSPGQPRRAASLARRDAVLSHTGNGVYGAMWAAALISAAFTAPTVRQALDTALTVIPASSRLARTVRRVLTLHETRMPWEDTLSTVGEETAGLGWIHTIPNAAVLTAGLLYGDGDFTRTITLTVRGGLDTDSNGATAGSVAGVLCGAEAVPSQWKDPLEDTVRSAVFGFDGVQISELASRTVALAEAET; encoded by the coding sequence ATGACCCCTGTGGGCACTGAGCTCGCCGACCGCATCCTCGGGGGCTGGCTGGGCCGGATCGCCGGCAACATGCTCGGCAAGCCGGTCGAGCAGGGCGACCACTGGACGCGGGACCGGATCGACCGTTATCTGCGGCAGGCCGCGGCCCTGCCACTCACCGACTACCTGCCCGAACCCGTCACCGCCGACGGCGGCCCTGACGACGGCGGCGGCGAGTTCGAGCTGCGGCCCGAGTGGCGGCAGTGCGTACGCGGCCGTATTCACGGCAGCTGCCGTGACGACGACGTCGACTACGCCATCCTCGGGCTCGACCTCCTGGAGACCCACGGCTTCTCCTTCAGCACGGAGCAGGTCGGTGATCTGTGGCTGCTGCGGCTGCCGTATCTGCAGACGTTCACGGCGGAGCGGGCCGCGTACCGCAACCTCGCCAATGGGCTGAAACCGCCGCTGACGGCGACGTACGAGAATCCCTACCAGGAGTGGATCGGTGCGCTCATCCGCGCCGACGTCTACGGCTGGACCAGCCCCGGGCAGCCGCGCCGTGCGGCCTCCCTGGCCCGCCGGGACGCCGTCCTCTCCCACACCGGCAACGGCGTGTACGGCGCGATGTGGGCGGCGGCGCTGATCTCCGCGGCGTTCACCGCCCCCACCGTGCGGCAGGCGCTGGACACGGCGCTCACGGTCATCCCCGCGAGCAGCCGCCTCGCGCGCACCGTGCGCCGGGTGCTCACGCTCCACGAGACCCGGATGCCCTGGGAGGACACACTCAGCACCGTGGGTGAGGAGACCGCGGGCCTCGGCTGGATCCACACGATCCCGAACGCCGCGGTCCTGACCGCGGGGCTCCTGTACGGCGACGGCGACTTCACCCGCACCATCACGCTGACCGTCCGCGGCGGCCTGGACACCGACTCGAACGGGGCGACCGCGGGCTCCGTCGCGGGCGTCCTGTGCGGGGCCGAGGCCGTCCCATCCCAGTGGAAGGATCCGCTGGAGGACACGGTCCGCAGCGCGGTGTTCGGCTTCGACGGGGTACAGATCAGCGAGCTGGCATCGCGCACGGTCGCGCTCGCGGAGGCCGAGACATAG
- a CDS encoding NUDIX domain-containing protein: MTTQDFATYIAGLPRVLAGAAALFRDAEGRVLLVEPNYREGWALPGGTVESDDGETPRQGARRETAEEIGLDVELGRLLAVDWVHGAARPPLVAYLYDGGVLGEDDLKSIRLQEEELLSWRLVPRGELAEYLPGALGRRVLAGLDVLAKGAGTAELENGHRVG, encoded by the coding sequence ATGACCACTCAAGACTTCGCCACCTACATCGCCGGCCTGCCCCGCGTCCTCGCCGGGGCCGCCGCCCTCTTCCGTGACGCCGAAGGGCGAGTGCTGCTCGTCGAGCCCAACTACCGTGAGGGCTGGGCCCTTCCGGGTGGCACCGTCGAATCCGACGACGGGGAAACCCCACGGCAGGGCGCGCGCCGTGAGACCGCCGAGGAGATCGGCCTCGACGTCGAGCTCGGACGGCTCCTCGCGGTCGACTGGGTGCACGGTGCGGCGCGGCCCCCGCTGGTGGCCTACCTGTACGACGGCGGGGTCCTCGGCGAGGACGACCTCAAGTCGATCCGCCTGCAGGAGGAGGAGCTGCTCTCCTGGCGGCTGGTGCCGCGCGGGGAACTGGCCGAGTATCTGCCGGGTGCCCTGGGGCGGCGCGTACTCGCCGGGCTCGACGTACTGGCCAAGGGCGCGGGGACGGCGGAGCTGGAAAACGGCCACCGGGTGGGCTGA
- a CDS encoding SIR2 family NAD-dependent protein deacylase, protein MTKPLVALLSGAGISTDSGIPDYRGPNGLWRRDPEAEKLVTYEYYMGDPEIRRRSWQMRRKNRTLQAEPNAAHRAVAELERSGVPVRVITQNVDGLHQLAGMPARKVLELHGTARTVVCTKCHARAPMEDALARVDAGEDDPPCLECGGILKSATVMFGERLDPVVLGEAVAITKACQVFIAVGSSLQVQPAAGLAGVAADHGARLIIVNAEPTPYDDRADEVVREPIGTALPELLRTLSDQSN, encoded by the coding sequence ATGACCAAGCCACTCGTCGCCCTTCTCAGCGGTGCCGGGATCTCCACGGATTCCGGGATCCCGGACTACCGCGGCCCCAACGGTCTGTGGCGGCGTGACCCCGAAGCCGAGAAGCTCGTCACGTACGAGTACTACATGGGCGATCCGGAGATCCGGCGACGCTCCTGGCAGATGCGGCGGAAGAACCGCACGCTGCAGGCGGAGCCGAATGCCGCGCACCGGGCCGTGGCCGAGCTGGAGCGGTCCGGGGTGCCGGTGCGGGTGATCACGCAGAACGTGGACGGGCTGCATCAGCTGGCCGGCATGCCGGCGCGGAAGGTGCTGGAACTGCACGGGACCGCGCGGACCGTGGTGTGCACCAAGTGCCACGCGAGGGCGCCGATGGAGGACGCGCTCGCGCGGGTCGACGCCGGTGAGGACGATCCGCCGTGCCTGGAGTGCGGCGGGATCCTCAAGTCGGCGACGGTGATGTTCGGCGAGCGGCTCGACCCGGTGGTGCTGGGTGAGGCGGTCGCCATCACCAAGGCCTGCCAGGTGTTCATCGCCGTCGGCAGCAGCCTCCAGGTGCAGCCCGCCGCGGGGCTCGCCGGTGTCGCCGCCGATCACGGAGCACGGCTGATCATCGTCAACGCCGAGCCGACACCGTACGACGACCGCGCCGACGAAGTCGTACGGGAACCGATCGGCACCGCCCTGCCGGAGCTGCTGCGCACGCTGAGCGACCAGAGCAACTAG
- a CDS encoding methylated-DNA--[protein]-cysteine S-methyltransferase, whose product MKQHTVIDSPYGPLTLVADDGVLCGLYMAGQRHRPPEETFGMGVPPRERSRAWGSDDTPFGEATAQLHAYFAGELKEFDLPLRLAGTPFQRSVWDLLRTIPYGEIRSYGELADALGNPKASRAVGLANGKNPIGIIVPCHRVVGANGSLTGYGGGLDRKKRLLDFESGTALF is encoded by the coding sequence GTGAAACAGCACACAGTCATCGACAGCCCGTACGGCCCTCTGACCCTCGTCGCCGACGACGGCGTCCTGTGTGGCCTCTACATGGCCGGCCAACGCCACCGCCCACCCGAGGAGACCTTCGGCATGGGGGTCCCCCCGCGCGAGCGAAGCCGAGCGTGGGGGAGCGACGACACCCCCTTCGGTGAGGCGACCGCACAGCTACACGCCTATTTCGCGGGGGAGTTGAAGGAATTCGACCTGCCCCTGCGGCTGGCCGGCACGCCCTTCCAGCGCAGCGTCTGGGACCTGCTCCGCACGATCCCGTACGGCGAGATCCGCTCGTACGGCGAGCTCGCCGACGCCCTCGGCAACCCCAAGGCCTCCCGCGCGGTCGGCCTCGCCAACGGCAAGAACCCGATCGGCATCATCGTGCCCTGCCACCGCGTCGTCGGCGCGAACGGCAGCCTCACGGGATACGGCGGCGGCCTGGACCGCAAGAAGCGACTGCTGGACTTCGAGAGCGGCACGGCTCTCTTCTAG
- a CDS encoding AlkA N-terminal domain-containing protein, with translation MRNGMHTDTERCVRAVQSKDARFDGWVFTAVLTTRIYCRPSCPVVPPKPENMTFYPSAAACQQAGFRACKRCRPDASPGSPAWNQRADLVARAMRLIGDGIVDREGVPGLATRLGYSTRQIERQLLTELGAGPLALARAQRAQTARLLIETTPLPIAEIAFAAGFASIRTFNDTVREVFAQSPSELRARLPKRRAGGTADTPGVRAGGTPEVPVGDTPAAQAGGTPGALSLRLPFRAPLNPDNLFGHLAATAVPGVEEWRDGAYRRTLRLPYGHGIVGLTPKSDHIACRLTLSDLRDLPVAISRCRRMLDLDADPVAVDDQLRTDPLLTPLVDKAPGRRVPRTVDEAEFAVRAVLGQQVSTAAARTHAARLVTAHGEPVDDPEGGLTHLFPSAESLAALDPESLAMPRTRRTTFTTLVRQLADGALHLGVDSDWEEARARLLALPGFGPWTVDAIAMRALGDPDAFLATDLGIRRAAQELGLPSTPAALTARAAAWRPWRAYAVQYLWATDSHPINFLPV, from the coding sequence ATGCGGAACGGAATGCACACGGACACAGAGCGCTGCGTGCGCGCCGTCCAGTCGAAGGACGCGCGGTTCGACGGATGGGTCTTCACGGCGGTCCTGACCACACGGATCTACTGCCGGCCCAGCTGCCCGGTCGTGCCGCCGAAGCCCGAGAACATGACCTTCTACCCGAGCGCCGCCGCCTGCCAGCAGGCCGGGTTCCGGGCCTGCAAGCGGTGCCGGCCGGACGCCAGCCCCGGCTCGCCCGCATGGAACCAGCGCGCCGACCTCGTCGCCCGCGCGATGCGCCTGATCGGCGACGGCATCGTGGACCGCGAGGGCGTCCCGGGCCTGGCCACCCGGCTCGGCTACAGCACCCGCCAGATCGAACGGCAACTGCTGACCGAGCTGGGCGCGGGACCGCTCGCCCTCGCCCGGGCCCAGCGCGCCCAGACCGCGCGGCTGCTCATCGAGACGACCCCCCTCCCGATCGCGGAGATCGCCTTCGCGGCGGGGTTCGCGTCGATCCGCACCTTCAACGACACCGTGCGCGAGGTCTTCGCCCAGTCGCCGAGCGAGCTGCGCGCCCGGCTGCCCAAGAGGCGGGCGGGAGGCACGGCGGACACGCCGGGTGTACGGGCGGGCGGCACGCCAGAGGTACCGGTTGGAGACACGCCGGCGGCACAGGCCGGAGGCACCCCGGGAGCGCTGAGCCTCCGGCTTCCCTTCCGGGCCCCGCTCAACCCCGACAACCTCTTCGGACACCTGGCGGCGACCGCCGTACCCGGCGTGGAGGAGTGGCGCGACGGGGCGTACCGGCGGACCCTGCGGCTGCCGTACGGGCACGGGATCGTCGGGCTGACGCCGAAGTCGGACCACATCGCCTGCCGCCTGACCCTCAGCGACCTGCGCGACCTGCCCGTCGCGATCAGCCGCTGCCGCCGCATGCTCGACCTGGACGCCGACCCGGTCGCGGTCGACGACCAGCTGCGCACCGATCCGCTGCTCACGCCGCTCGTCGACAAGGCGCCGGGCCGCCGGGTGCCGCGCACGGTCGACGAGGCCGAGTTCGCCGTACGGGCCGTGCTGGGCCAGCAGGTCTCGACGGCCGCCGCCCGCACCCATGCGGCCCGCCTGGTCACCGCGCACGGCGAACCGGTCGACGACCCCGAGGGCGGCCTCACCCACCTCTTCCCCTCGGCCGAGTCGCTCGCCGCACTCGACCCCGAGTCGCTCGCGATGCCACGCACCCGCCGCACGACGTTCACCACACTGGTACGCCAACTCGCCGACGGAGCCCTCCACTTGGGGGTGGACAGCGACTGGGAGGAGGCGCGCGCCCGGCTGCTGGCGCTTCCCGGTTTCGGCCCCTGGACGGTCGACGCCATCGCCATGCGTGCCCTCGGCGACCCCGACGCCTTCCTCGCCACCGACCTCGGAATCCGGCGCGCCGCCCAGGAGTTGGGCCTCCCCTCCACCCCGGCCGCCCTCACGGCACGCGCCGCGGCCTGGCGCCCCTGGCGCGCGTACGCGGTCCAGTACCTGTGGGCGACCGACAGCCACCCGATCAACTTCCTTCCTGTGTAA
- a CDS encoding heavy metal translocating P-type ATPase has translation MCSCIVLRVTPALAPSLVPDRPATAPPRRRTRVLALPEARWALLATVAFLLALPLDLGGAPGWTYGPLYVIAYAAGGWEPALEGLRALREKTLDVDLLMIVAALGAAAIGQVLDGALLIVIFATSGALEALATARTEDSVRGLLDLAPATATRVTPGGEESVPTGQLAVGDVLLIRPGERIGADGRVLDGTSEADQATITGEPLPVLKTPGDEVFAGTLNGTGALRVRVERDPADSVIARIVTLVEEASRTKAPTQLFIEKVEQRYAVAVVAATLAVFAVPLAFGADLTGALLRAMTFMIVASPCAVVLATMPPLLSAIATAGRHGVLVKSALAMERLGETDMAALDKTGTLTEGAPEVTAVRPSPGSGLDEDALLALAAAAEHPSEHPLARAIVAAARARGLRLAPAADFTAKPGHGVTATVDGQVITVGRPDAHTYAEDAGVGRPDAHTYAEDAGVGRPDAHADAEDAGTVVLVERVGTPVGTLTLADRLRADAPETVAALTALTGTAPALLTGDNPRAAAQVAAATGITDVRAGLLPQDKVEAVLQLADRKVLFVGDGVNDAPALAAAHAGIAMGRAGSDLALETADAVVVRDELAAIPAVVRLSRAARRLVIQNLVVAGTFITALVLWDLLGHLPLPLGVAGHEGSTVLVGLNGLRLLRESAWRKVYAG, from the coding sequence ATGTGTTCCTGTATCGTGCTGCGCGTGACTCCCGCTCTCGCCCCCTCACTCGTCCCCGACCGCCCAGCCACGGCACCCCCTCGGCGCCGTACTCGCGTCCTCGCGCTGCCGGAGGCCCGCTGGGCGCTCCTCGCGACCGTCGCCTTCCTGCTCGCGCTTCCGCTGGACCTGGGCGGTGCGCCCGGGTGGACGTACGGCCCGCTCTACGTGATCGCGTACGCGGCCGGCGGCTGGGAACCCGCGCTCGAAGGGCTGCGGGCGCTGCGCGAGAAGACACTGGACGTCGACCTGCTGATGATCGTCGCCGCCCTGGGCGCGGCCGCGATCGGACAGGTCCTGGACGGCGCCCTGCTGATCGTCATCTTCGCCACCTCCGGCGCCCTGGAGGCCCTGGCCACCGCCCGCACCGAGGACTCCGTACGGGGTCTGCTCGACCTCGCCCCCGCCACCGCGACGCGCGTGACCCCCGGCGGAGAGGAGTCGGTCCCCACTGGCCAACTCGCCGTCGGAGACGTGCTGTTGATCCGGCCCGGGGAGCGCATCGGCGCCGACGGGCGAGTACTCGACGGCACCAGCGAGGCCGACCAGGCGACCATCACCGGTGAACCGCTGCCGGTCCTGAAGACCCCCGGCGACGAGGTCTTCGCGGGCACCCTCAACGGCACCGGAGCCCTGCGCGTCCGCGTCGAGCGCGACCCCGCCGACTCGGTGATCGCCCGGATCGTCACCCTCGTCGAGGAGGCGTCCCGCACCAAGGCGCCGACGCAGCTGTTCATCGAGAAGGTCGAACAGCGGTACGCCGTGGCCGTGGTGGCCGCCACCCTCGCCGTCTTCGCGGTGCCCCTGGCCTTCGGCGCGGACCTCACCGGCGCGCTCCTGCGGGCGATGACCTTCATGATCGTGGCATCGCCGTGCGCGGTGGTGCTGGCCACCATGCCGCCGCTGCTTTCCGCCATCGCCACCGCCGGACGACACGGCGTGCTGGTCAAGTCGGCGCTTGCCATGGAACGCCTCGGCGAGACCGACATGGCCGCCCTCGACAAGACCGGCACGCTGACCGAGGGTGCGCCCGAGGTGACGGCCGTACGTCCCTCGCCGGGGTCCGGCCTGGACGAGGACGCACTGCTAGCCCTGGCGGCCGCCGCCGAGCACCCCAGTGAACACCCGCTCGCCCGCGCGATCGTGGCCGCCGCCCGCGCCCGCGGCCTGCGCCTCGCACCCGCCGCCGACTTCACGGCGAAGCCGGGGCACGGAGTCACCGCCACGGTGGACGGCCAGGTCATCACGGTCGGCCGCCCGGATGCCCACACCTATGCCGAGGACGCCGGTGTCGGTCGCCCGGATGCCCACACCTATGCCGAGGACGCCGGCGTCGGCCGCCCGGACGCGCACGCCGACGCCGAGGACGCCGGCACGGTCGTTCTCGTGGAACGCGTCGGCACCCCCGTCGGCACCCTCACCCTCGCCGACCGCCTCCGCGCCGACGCCCCCGAGACCGTCGCCGCGCTCACCGCCCTGACCGGCACCGCACCCGCACTGCTCACCGGCGACAACCCGCGCGCCGCCGCCCAGGTGGCCGCCGCCACCGGGATCACCGACGTACGCGCCGGTCTGCTGCCGCAGGACAAGGTCGAGGCCGTACTCCAACTCGCCGACCGCAAGGTCCTGTTCGTCGGCGACGGCGTCAACGACGCGCCCGCCCTGGCCGCCGCCCACGCGGGGATCGCGATGGGCCGCGCCGGATCCGACCTCGCCCTGGAGACCGCCGACGCCGTCGTCGTCCGCGACGAGCTGGCGGCCATCCCCGCGGTCGTACGGCTCTCCCGCGCCGCCCGCCGCCTGGTCATCCAGAACCTCGTCGTCGCGGGTACGTTCATCACGGCCCTCGTCCTGTGGGACCTGCTCGGGCACCTTCCGCTCCCGCTCGGCGTCGCGGGTCACGAGGGCTCCACCGTCCTCGTCGGCCTCAACGGGCTGCGGCTGCTGCGGGAGTCCGCGTGGCGGAAGGTGTACGCGGGGTAG
- a CDS encoding ArsR/SmtB family transcription factor, translating to MGHGAVTAAQDAAARVRLDAANVAKVATTLQALSTPSRLLILARLREGPLPATELAAAVGMEQSACSHQLRLLRNLGLVVGERSGRSVVYALHDHHVAELLDQAVYHVEHLRLGLTDAPE from the coding sequence ATGGGTCATGGAGCCGTCACCGCCGCACAGGACGCCGCCGCGCGCGTACGCCTGGACGCGGCCAACGTCGCCAAGGTGGCCACCACGCTTCAGGCCCTGTCGACCCCCTCCCGCCTGCTGATCCTTGCCCGGCTGCGCGAAGGGCCGCTCCCGGCAACGGAGTTGGCCGCGGCGGTCGGCATGGAGCAGTCCGCCTGCTCGCACCAGCTGCGCCTGCTGCGCAACCTGGGCCTGGTCGTCGGCGAGCGCAGCGGCCGCTCGGTGGTGTACGCGCTGCACGACCACCATGTCGCCGAACTCCTCGACCAGGCGGTCTACCACGTGGAACATCTGCGGCTCGGCCTCACTGACGCCCCCGAGTGA